The region GCACGCCGTCCATTGTGCCGATGGTGATGAAATTTTTCATTTTTCCGGAAAAACATGCCCGCCCTAAAACAACGCGCGGGCGGATTTCAAAGCTGCAGAAGCCGCGCCGTGATCGCTTCGCGCGGCATGGTTTTCAGATCCGCGCCGGGCAACGCGTCTTCCACCGCAAACTCGCCCACCTTCAGCCGCCTCAGGCTCTTGAGGTGTCCGCCGCAGCCCAGCTCGCGCCCCAGCATCCAGGCCAGAGAGCGCACATAGGTGCCGCCGCCGCATTCCACGGTAAACATAACTTCAGGCAATCGCACCGAAACATCGCGCCATTTGTAAATATTGACCGTCTTTTCAACCGGCGCCACAACTTCGCCCCTGCGGGCCAGCCGGTAAAGCGGCGTGCCGTTCACCTTGACTGCGGAATAGGGCGGCACCGTCTGCTTCACAGTGCCCTGCATGGCGGTCAGGCTGGCGGAAACAGCCGCCGGATCCAGCCCGCCGGTCGGATAAGAGGCGGTTATCCTGCCGTCGGCGTCCCAGGTGTCGGTTTCCGCGCCGAGCGCCATCACGCCGCTGTATACCTTCCCGCCCTGCTGAAATTCCGACTGTTTCTTCGTCGCCGCGCCCACCAGCAGAACCAAAAGCCCCGTGGCCGCGGGATCCAGCGTGCCGGCATGCCCGATCCGGCGCACTTTCAGCCTGCCGCGCGCAACGGCCACGACATCATGAGAGGTCCAGCCGGAGGGTTTATCCACCAGCAGAAAACCCGAAATCTGGCCGCTTTGCTGTTCTGTCATAAAAATCACTCCCGCCCGTAGCGGGCCGCTATCGCGGGCAGTATGCGCCCCATCAGCTCATCAAGCGTGGCGCCGCTGTGTTTGCAGCCCGCCGCGGCGCGGTGCCCGCCGCCGCCGAATTCACCGGCGATCGCGCTCACGTCAACCTCGCCGGACGACCGGAAATTGACGGTAATCCGGCCCGGCTCCTCCCGAAACAGAACCGACACCCGCACTCCGGGTATCATCACCCCGTAGTTCACTATTTCCTCGGTATGCTGGGACCGGGCGGCGCAATCCTCAAAATCCTCCAGCGCCAGCACGCTGACGGCGGTTCTGCCTCCGTCAGCCAGATAAAGCTTTTCCAGCGCGCGGCCCAGCAGCTTGACCGCCGGATAGGCTTTCACGCCGTAAACCAGCCGGTTGATGCGCGCGAAATCTGCGCCGGCGTCAATCAGTTCCGCCGCGAACCTGTGCGTGGAAGCCGTGGTTGACGGATACTGGAACCGGCCCGTATCCGTAACCACGCCGGTATAATAGCAGTCGGCCTCTTCCCGGGTAAACGGCAGGCCAAGCAAAACCGTCTGCAGACGGCCGGCCAGTTCCGAAACCGACGACAGACCCGGCGCGACGGCATTCACCGTGCCGTAAGGCTCGAAAGTGCTGTGATGATCGAGATTGATCGTGTTTTCAGTTGCGGCCAGAATGCCCTCCACCGCGCCCGCCCGGGCGGGTGCGGAGCATTCCATCATTAGCGCGGTGTCGAACTGCCGGCCGGAGGGAACGCCGGCGTCCGCCGTAAACCGGTCTATGCCGGGCAGAAAGCCCAGATTTTCAGGTATCGGGCTTACGCTGTAAAGAAAGCAGGTTTTGCCCAGCCGCCCGAGCACAGAGGCCATCGCCAGGGCGCACCCGAGGCAGTCGCCGTCCGGATTGCGGTGCACGGCAATGAAAAAGTCGCGCCCGGCGCGGATCGCGCGGGCGGCTTTTTCCAGTTCGTTATTCAGATTCTCCGGCAGAGCAATCATGGTCGGCGGACTGTCCTTCCCGGCGGATGCGCTCGAAAACGGTTTCCACGGCGGCGGCTTGCGCGGGGCCGGTATCAAACTGAAAATTCAGCGACGGGATGCGTTTCAGATGCAGCCGCTTGCGCAGGCCCATTATCATATCGCGCCGCAAAGACATGAGTATTCTATCTGTCAGATCCCGGTCAACCGAACCGCCCATAACCGAATAAAACACCCGCGCGCTCTGAAGATTCTTGTCCAGCCTGACATGGGTTATCGTCACAATTCCGGGAATGCCCCCGCTCCGGGCTTTCGCCATATAAGCGGCGATTTCCCGGAGCAGGAGGTCTTCCAGTTTTGCGATCCTATCGGTCATTCGTTTTCAGCCGTCTGGTGATCGTTTTTTTGACGAACGCGGTAATGACGTCGCCCGGTTCAATGGCGGTATACCCGTCTATCAGGATACCGCACTCGAAACCCAGTTTTACCTCGCGCACGTCTTCCTTGAAGCGCTTGAGGCCGCTGATTTTCGCGTTCAGAATATTGTCCTTGCCGCGGTAAACATGCACTTCGTTGCCGCGGGTTATGGTGCCGCTCTTGATTATGGATCCGGCGATAATGCCGGAGCTGAGATCGAATTTCTGGCGCACTTCCGCCGTGCCCACCACTTCCTCCACCACTTCCGGCTCCAGCATGCCTTCCATG is a window of Elusimicrobiaceae bacterium DNA encoding:
- a CDS encoding ribosome-binding factor A; translation: MTDRIAKLEDLLLREIAAYMAKARSGGIPGIVTITHVRLDKNLQSARVFYSVMGGSVDRDLTDRILMSLRRDMIMGLRKRLHLKRIPSLNFQFDTGPAQAAAVETVFERIRREGQSADHDCSAGESE
- a CDS encoding DHH family phosphoesterase — translated: MIALPENLNNELEKAARAIRAGRDFFIAVHRNPDGDCLGCALAMASVLGRLGKTCFLYSVSPIPENLGFLPGIDRFTADAGVPSGRQFDTALMMECSAPARAGAVEGILAATENTINLDHHSTFEPYGTVNAVAPGLSSVSELAGRLQTVLLGLPFTREEADCYYTGVVTDTGRFQYPSTTASTHRFAAELIDAGADFARINRLVYGVKAYPAVKLLGRALEKLYLADGGRTAVSVLALEDFEDCAARSQHTEEIVNYGVMIPGVRVSVLFREEPGRITVNFRSSGEVDVSAIAGEFGGGGHRAAAGCKHSGATLDELMGRILPAIAARYGRE
- the truB gene encoding tRNA pseudouridine(55) synthase TruB, with the protein product MTEQQSGQISGFLLVDKPSGWTSHDVVAVARGRLKVRRIGHAGTLDPAATGLLVLLVGAATKKQSEFQQGGKVYSGVMALGAETDTWDADGRITASYPTGGLDPAAVSASLTAMQGTVKQTVPPYSAVKVNGTPLYRLARRGEVVAPVEKTVNIYKWRDVSVRLPEVMFTVECGGGTYVRSLAWMLGRELGCGGHLKSLRRLKVGEFAVEDALPGADLKTMPREAITARLLQL